The following coding sequences are from one Prochlorococcus sp. MIT 0604 window:
- a CDS encoding DUF1330 domain-containing protein, whose amino-acid sequence MTKSYWLKKISIPNADLFLEYIRTVLPWIKSVGGVIVKRDLIQESTSNEWDGGQLGLVIEFESKFAAKKAFYSEVFQKYLQSRDLMELVTISTL is encoded by the coding sequence ATGACAAAGAGCTATTGGCTTAAGAAAATTTCAATTCCAAATGCTGATTTATTTCTGGAATATATAAGGACAGTATTGCCTTGGATTAAATCTGTGGGAGGAGTAATAGTAAAAAGAGATTTAATACAAGAATCAACCTCAAATGAATGGGATGGAGGGCAGCTTGGATTAGTAATTGAATTCGAATCAAAATTTGCTGCTAAAAAAGCATTTTATTCTGAAGTATTTCAAAAATATCTGCAGTCTAGAGATTTAATGGAACTAGTTACTATAAGTACTCTTTAA
- a CDS encoding PAP/fibrillin family protein — METENDLLNLLLKSPNSEGIRNIAEQLEIDHNFSFSKDRNDLQGVWELRWSSSNSPFLKYSPLIDNLQILDPLNLNGLNLLKPRGIKSIIGTGILIRLNYINEKKIGVKFTHAGVIGPKFGKKNIKAMKEINNEQLGWLEITYLSNKLRICRGDKGTLFVLRKIHSPTLFKNFKEFIKIY; from the coding sequence ATGGAAACCGAAAATGATTTATTAAATTTACTTCTTAAATCTCCAAATTCAGAGGGTATACGTAATATTGCCGAACAACTTGAAATTGATCATAATTTTTCCTTTAGCAAAGATAGAAATGATTTGCAGGGTGTTTGGGAGCTTAGGTGGAGTAGTTCTAATAGTCCTTTTTTAAAATATTCTCCTCTTATTGATAACCTTCAAATTCTCGACCCCTTAAATTTAAATGGTCTTAATTTACTTAAACCTAGAGGAATAAAATCAATTATTGGTACTGGTATTTTAATAAGACTTAATTACATTAATGAAAAAAAAATTGGGGTCAAATTTACGCATGCGGGTGTTATTGGTCCTAAATTTGGGAAAAAAAATATAAAGGCTATGAAAGAAATAAATAATGAACAATTAGGGTGGTTAGAGATAACTTATTTAAGCAATAAGCTTAGAATCTGTAGAGGTGATAAAGGAACTTTATTCGTTTTAAGAAAAATACATTCACCGACTTTATTTAAGAATTTCAAGGAATTTATTAAAATCTATTAA
- a CDS encoding restriction endonuclease, whose product MKNFFILIIFIIFLIFIIVRDYQIKKKKLKLNNALNSNFFIQTINKLIDENKYNLLEERIRLREIDAYGNEDYKKWIGNPPLDEKAIEKNIFNGSKRFKEGIPYFYEKVILKEFGSTELFFEKWRSYCHENPTIDDEIIGSIRKLETEDWFVFIASQIEKSCLNLIEKNYSRKKKGNYQKGIRFENHCMEILKQNGWEVKETPITGDQGVDLIASINDLRICIQCKDHEKAIGNKAVQEISAGKLFWKGTHAIIVSKSGFTKSAHQLAKSNKVELINEYQLKDLEKFIV is encoded by the coding sequence ATGAAAAATTTTTTTATTTTAATTATTTTTATCATTTTTTTAATTTTTATAATTGTAAGAGATTATCAAATTAAGAAGAAAAAGTTAAAATTAAACAATGCCTTAAATTCCAATTTCTTTATTCAAACAATTAATAAATTAATTGACGAGAACAAATACAATTTGTTAGAGGAGAGGATCAGATTGAGGGAGATAGATGCTTACGGTAATGAGGATTATAAAAAATGGATTGGCAATCCACCTCTTGATGAAAAAGCCATTGAAAAAAATATATTTAATGGATCTAAGCGATTTAAAGAGGGTATACCATACTTCTATGAAAAAGTAATTTTAAAAGAATTTGGAAGTACGGAATTATTTTTCGAAAAGTGGAGATCCTATTGTCATGAAAATCCTACTATTGATGATGAGATAATTGGATCTATTAGAAAGCTCGAGACTGAAGATTGGTTTGTTTTCATAGCAAGTCAAATTGAGAAATCATGCTTAAACCTAATAGAAAAAAACTACTCAAGAAAAAAAAAGGGAAACTACCAAAAAGGTATTAGATTTGAAAATCATTGTATGGAAATTCTCAAACAAAATGGCTGGGAAGTAAAAGAAACCCCTATTACAGGAGATCAAGGGGTTGACTTAATTGCGTCAATAAATGATTTGAGAATATGTATACAATGCAAAGATCATGAAAAAGCCATTGGAAATAAAGCAGTTCAGGAAATTTCAGCTGGTAAATTATTTTGGAAAGGTACACATGCAATAATAGTCTCAAAATCTGGCTTTACAAAGTCTGCTCATCAACTAGCAAAATCAAATAAAGTGGAACTAATCAATGAATATCAATTAAAAGATTTAGAAAAGTTTATTGTTTAA
- the purT gene encoding formate-dependent phosphoribosylglycinamide formyltransferase, whose translation MKESIFSKKRILLLGSGELGKELVIESKRLGLEVIAIDRYEKAPAMQVADYSRVIDMGDKNILKNVIKEFKPDYVVPEIEALSIEALKELEDEGFNIVPNARTVEITMNRDKIRDLASKDLKIKTAKFDYIFEFDDLEKKADEIGFPLLLKPLMSSSGKGQSLVETKNDLQNAWKQAQANSRGKVKGVIIEEFINFDFEFTLLTVRKENGENIFCLPIGHLQSNGDYQCSWQPLEIKESLIIEAERMTSRILNNLNGAGLYGVEFFIKGSEVIFSELSPRPHDTGMVTLVSQNINEFELHLRAFLNLPIPHIYLIEPSATRVILSNQEYLNPIYEGLNEALEFEKTKVLIFGKPVSRKGRRMGVVLSSNSDINLARKNADEAASKIIVSTI comes from the coding sequence ATGAAAGAATCAATTTTTTCTAAAAAAAGAATTTTATTGCTTGGTAGTGGCGAGCTTGGGAAAGAATTAGTAATAGAATCCAAAAGATTAGGATTAGAAGTTATTGCAATTGATCGATATGAAAAAGCACCTGCAATGCAAGTTGCTGATTATTCAAGAGTAATTGATATGGGAGATAAAAATATTTTAAAAAATGTTATAAAAGAATTTAAGCCTGACTATGTTGTCCCAGAAATAGAGGCACTTTCAATTGAAGCCCTAAAAGAACTCGAGGATGAAGGATTCAATATTGTTCCCAACGCCAGAACTGTAGAAATTACAATGAATAGAGATAAAATAAGAGACTTAGCTTCTAAAGATTTAAAAATTAAAACTGCAAAATTTGATTATATTTTTGAATTTGATGATTTAGAAAAAAAAGCAGATGAAATTGGATTCCCACTTTTACTTAAGCCTTTAATGAGCTCTTCAGGAAAAGGGCAGAGTTTGGTTGAAACAAAAAATGATTTACAAAATGCTTGGAAACAGGCACAAGCAAATTCAAGAGGAAAGGTTAAAGGTGTAATTATTGAAGAATTTATTAATTTTGATTTTGAGTTTACTCTTCTAACTGTAAGAAAAGAAAATGGTGAAAATATTTTTTGTTTACCAATTGGACATCTTCAATCTAATGGAGACTATCAATGTAGTTGGCAACCTTTAGAGATTAAGGAGTCCTTAATTATTGAAGCTGAGCGAATGACAAGTAGAATATTAAATAACCTTAATGGAGCTGGATTATACGGAGTAGAGTTTTTTATAAAAGGAAGTGAGGTTATATTTTCAGAATTATCTCCAAGACCACACGACACTGGTATGGTTACATTAGTTAGTCAAAATATTAATGAATTTGAATTACATTTAAGGGCTTTTTTAAATTTACCAATACCGCATATTTATCTAATAGAACCCTCTGCAACCAGAGTTATACTCTCTAACCAAGAGTATTTAAATCCTATTTATGAGGGTCTTAATGAAGCATTAGAATTTGAAAAAACTAAAGTGCTAATATTTGGCAAACCAGTTTCCAGAAAAGGCAGAAGAATGGGCGTTGTTCTCTCATCAAATTCTGACATTAATTTGGCAAGAAAAAATGCAGATGAAGCTGCTAGTAAGATAATAGTCAGTACTATATAA
- a CDS encoding Nif11 family protein, whose product MSDKDLSNFLKKIEQLNQIAELIKNNPSKKLSLSKCKNHDEVIKLTTEWGFDIGKRWGEY is encoded by the coding sequence ATGTCAGATAAAGATCTAAGTAATTTTCTAAAAAAAATAGAGCAACTTAATCAAATTGCTGAGCTAATAAAAAATAATCCTAGTAAAAAGTTATCCCTTTCAAAATGCAAGAATCATGATGAAGTAATTAAATTAACCACTGAATGGGGGTTTGATATTGGTAAAAGGTGGGGAGAATATTAA
- a CDS encoding glutathione peroxidase: MQVDVQNTTVLSADGSSIKLGEYSGEVILVVNVASYCGNTAQYEDLQKLHDLYSTKGLRILAFPCNDFGKQEPDSLSEIKDFCTTKYGVKFEIYEKVHAKGNTTEPYTTLNKVDPEGDVEWNFEKFLIGKDSKVIARFKPGVKPFDENLIAAIEVALDS, from the coding sequence ATGCAAGTTGACGTACAAAATACTACTGTTCTTTCCGCAGACGGATCTTCCATAAAACTAGGTGAATATTCAGGGGAAGTAATTTTAGTTGTTAATGTAGCTAGTTATTGCGGAAATACTGCTCAGTATGAGGATCTTCAAAAGCTACATGATTTATATTCAACCAAAGGCCTAAGAATACTTGCATTCCCTTGTAATGATTTCGGAAAACAAGAACCCGACTCTCTTTCAGAAATAAAAGATTTTTGCACAACAAAATATGGAGTTAAGTTTGAAATCTATGAAAAAGTTCATGCCAAAGGCAACACCACAGAACCATACACAACCCTTAACAAAGTTGATCCTGAAGGAGATGTTGAATGGAATTTTGAAAAGTTTCTGATAGGAAAAGATAGTAAAGTAATTGCAAGATTCAAACCAGGTGTTAAACCGTTTGACGAAAACTTAATAGCAGCTATCGAGGTAGCTTTAGATTCATAA
- a CDS encoding translation initiation factor IF-2 N-terminal domain-containing protein, which yields MKGLRVLELSEALTVDSADLLAVCAILKIKATSRLSMLSFEECKKITDYYENKN from the coding sequence ATGAAAGGTCTTAGGGTCCTGGAACTTTCTGAAGCACTTACTGTTGATAGCGCTGATTTATTAGCTGTTTGTGCAATTTTAAAAATAAAAGCCACATCTAGATTAAGCATGCTTTCATTTGAAGAATGTAAAAAGATAACTGATTACTATGAAAATAAAAATTAG
- a CDS encoding acyl-CoA thioesterase, translated as MNSKPVWKIEKIVLPQHADHAGVMWHGKYFNWLEESRINALSEVGISYFELTKNGLDLPLINTSIKYKSPLFLGEKITIESEFNIDKSPRINVISKFHNKKNEILTIAEVNLVLINKLNFSIIRKRPDFLSEAFCKLNG; from the coding sequence ATGAACTCAAAACCAGTTTGGAAAATAGAAAAAATTGTTTTACCTCAACATGCAGATCATGCAGGGGTAATGTGGCACGGTAAATATTTTAATTGGCTTGAAGAAAGCAGAATAAATGCACTTTCAGAAGTAGGTATAAGTTATTTCGAACTAACTAAAAATGGCTTAGATTTACCTTTAATCAATACTTCTATAAAATATAAATCTCCTTTATTTCTTGGTGAAAAAATAACAATCGAGAGCGAATTCAATATTGATAAAAGTCCTAGGATTAATGTAATTTCAAAATTTCATAACAAGAAAAATGAAATCTTAACGATTGCTGAAGTCAATTTAGTCTTAATAAATAAACTGAATTTTTCTATAATAAGAAAAAGACCAGATTTCCTATCGGAAGCCTTTTGTAAATTAAATGGTTGA
- a CDS encoding DUF2470 domain-containing protein, with amino-acid sequence MKIISKETSKRVCDHMNNDHIDSVHKYLTHYGKISTFENAFMEEINNSYIKINYDGQSAIINFKNEISEEEIHSTLVSMIKDIKE; translated from the coding sequence ATGAAAATTATTAGTAAAGAAACAAGTAAAAGAGTTTGTGATCACATGAACAATGATCACATTGATTCAGTGCACAAATATCTTACCCATTATGGAAAGATATCAACATTTGAGAATGCCTTTATGGAAGAAATTAATAATAGTTATATAAAAATCAATTACGATGGCCAATCAGCAATTATCAATTTTAAAAATGAAATATCTGAAGAAGAAATTCATTCAACTTTAGTATCAATGATTAAAGACATTAAAGAATAA
- the dusB gene encoding tRNA dihydrouridine synthase DusB, translating to MSSNIRLKGRGVNRIIMSKVMLSPLAGVTDNIFRRLVRKWAPNSLLFTEMINATSLKKGYGTQKINQIDLEEGPIGVQIFDNRPYAVSEAAKQAEDSGAFLIDINMGCPVKKIAKKGGGSALIKDRKLAIELVKNVVKAVSVPVTVKTRLGWDSKEENIEDFLFKLQDAGATMITLHGRTRKQGFSGKSDWEMIGRLKKLLEIPVIANGDIKNPDDAINCLKKTNADGVMIGRGILGSPWKIGEIDYALRENKNFKEPNTEEKLYLIIEHLDELIKEKGDHGLLIARKHISWTCKDFKGASNLRNNLVRAVDKNEVKNLIIKMIKTLNNEKNRLA from the coding sequence ATGTCTTCAAATATAAGGCTAAAAGGAAGGGGAGTTAACAGAATAATTATGAGTAAGGTAATGCTATCGCCATTAGCAGGAGTTACAGATAACATTTTTAGACGACTTGTACGTAAATGGGCTCCAAACTCTTTACTTTTTACAGAAATGATAAATGCCACAAGTCTTAAAAAAGGATATGGCACACAAAAAATCAATCAAATAGATTTAGAAGAAGGTCCAATTGGAGTACAAATATTTGATAATAGGCCATATGCTGTTTCTGAAGCTGCGAAACAAGCTGAGGACTCTGGAGCTTTCTTAATTGATATAAATATGGGATGTCCTGTAAAAAAAATTGCAAAGAAAGGTGGAGGCAGTGCCTTAATTAAAGACCGAAAACTTGCTATAGAATTAGTCAAAAATGTTGTAAAAGCTGTTAGTGTTCCAGTAACAGTAAAAACAAGACTCGGATGGGATAGTAAAGAAGAGAATATAGAGGATTTCTTATTTAAACTTCAAGATGCGGGAGCAACGATGATCACACTTCATGGAAGAACAAGAAAACAGGGTTTTTCAGGCAAGTCAGATTGGGAAATGATCGGGAGACTTAAAAAGTTGTTGGAAATTCCAGTAATTGCTAATGGAGATATCAAAAATCCAGATGACGCTATTAATTGTTTAAAAAAAACAAATGCTGATGGTGTAATGATTGGACGAGGAATTTTAGGATCGCCATGGAAAATTGGAGAAATAGATTATGCTCTTAGAGAAAATAAAAATTTTAAAGAACCAAACACAGAAGAAAAACTATATTTAATTATTGAGCATCTTGATGAATTAATAAAAGAAAAAGGAGATCACGGTTTGCTTATTGCAAGAAAACATATCTCATGGACATGCAAAGACTTTAAAGGAGCATCAAATTTGAGAAATAACTTGGTTAGAGCTGTTGATAAAAATGAAGTTAAAAATTTAATAATTAAAATGATTAAAACTTTGAATAATGAAAAAAATAGATTAGCTTAA
- a CDS encoding MAPEG family protein, translating to MQVAFAWSLCLSVGVVLLSIIPLTIGRVKAGYSVENMSAPRALFDELPSFGKRAVWCHQNCWESISLHAPACLLCLISLTDSNIAIIAALIHPIFRFLYIGAYIFNIPTARGLMWASGIFTTLLLYKEGLTQLI from the coding sequence ATGCAAGTAGCTTTTGCCTGGAGCCTTTGTCTATCAGTTGGTGTTGTTTTATTATCAATTATTCCATTAACTATAGGTAGAGTTAAAGCGGGATATTCTGTTGAAAATATGTCTGCTCCAAGGGCTTTATTCGATGAATTACCTTCTTTTGGAAAAAGAGCAGTTTGGTGTCATCAAAATTGTTGGGAAAGTATTTCCCTACATGCACCCGCATGTCTTCTTTGTTTGATTAGTTTAACTGACTCTAATATTGCAATAATTGCAGCATTGATTCATCCTATTTTTCGTTTTTTATATATTGGTGCATATATATTTAATATCCCCACAGCTAGAGGTTTAATGTGGGCCTCAGGAATTTTTACAACACTTTTGCTTTACAAAGAGGGCTTAACTCAATTGATATAA